Sequence from the Miscanthus floridulus cultivar M001 chromosome 16, ASM1932011v1, whole genome shotgun sequence genome:
ACCTTGGCGGCATGGGGTGCAGCGCGGGGCTCATCGCCGTGGACCTCGCCAGGGACATGCTGCAGGCGAACCCCGGGGTGCTACGCCGTGCGCCGGTGAAGGCTGTGTGGGCGAAATCACCGGTCATCAAAGAGATGGGCCCGCCTCCGCGCTGAAGCACCGCCCAGATCGATGCCCACTCCGTTGTGCGCCTGTGCGTCGCCCTCTTGAGCTGCTAGGTGGATGGTGGGTGGCGTAAGTACCGGAATGAGGGAAGGGAAACCTGCTGGTGGTGCCGCCGTTGCTTTCGGATTAGGAGAACTCGACGAGCAAAGGTATAACCGCAAGCGAGAGGGAGAGCAGCACGGTAGCGCCGGCGGTATCTCGGCAGGCTGCTGCGCGGCCAAGGGCGTGGGTTTGGGTGCGTAGGCGCGTGTCTAGGCAACACACGGAGGATGAGTGAATCGACGACGGAGGCGTGTGTTGCCTGGACATAGCCGCCGCCTGCGCCAGCTCCGGTTGCCGGCAAGGCCGTCCTGGCCCTTAAGCGCGAGACCGGCGACAGCTCAGCAGCTCGCTCGCGCGCTTGCCCGGCAGCAGCGTGGCAGCCTGCTCGCACGCGCTCGCTAGCCATGGCGCGGCTACCTTCTCGGCCATGGCAGTCGAGCGTGCAGGTGCCTCAGCAACTGGGGAGCCTGCTGTTCCTGGTCGTCGGCAAGTCCGGGATGTACGTACGGACGCTGCGGGAGCGGAGGACGCGACGGAGCACGAGGGACCTGAGGAACTTGAGCTGCTTCGACAGCGGGAGCACCAGCAGGCCTAGGGTGGTGATGTTCGTCTTGAGTGCGTCCCCGGCGACGGCCATGAGCTCGCGCGCCAGCGACACGCCGACGCGGCCTGTGTCGTCCTCGCGCTGGTACACGCAGCCGTAGCACTCGTCCGCGGCGCCTTTGTGGGTGCGCACCATGTGCAGCAGCCGGTACTTGGGGCGCCCGGCGTCGGCGCGGCGGTTGGACAGCAGCGCGACGGCGCCGCCCATGCGGAAGATGCAGTTGGACAGCAGCATGGAGCGGTCGTTGCCGAAGTACCAGTTGAGCATGATGTTCTCGGTGCTCACCATGACGGCGTAGCACCCCGGGGTTCGCCTGCAGCATGTCCCTGGCGAGGTCCATGGCGATGAGCCCCGCGCTGCACCCCATGCCGCCAAGGTTGAACGACTTGACGTCCTCCTGCATCTTGTTGCAGTGCACCACCATGGACGCCAGCGACGGCGTCGGGTTGAAGAGGCTGCTGTTGACGATGAGCACGCGTGGGGCCTACACGTCAGTGACTAGGATAAGGGAAGTAGTTGAGGCCAATATCGTccatacgaaaatacttgaaGTTCCCTATTTGGCACCATACGAAATACTTGAACTTCCCTATTTGGCATCGCGGGTTTCTGCTGTAAACAAGGGTATTTATGTCTTTTTGCCGgtcacttgacaccgttactgccctaaatggacggcagtgccatttacgaaaggaaatttcaacttgatgccagataagaaagttcaaattttcgagtgccaaatacgaaacactggtttgtttcagtgccaaataaataattctctcTTAAAAAAATCTACTCTGTACCCGTACCAGCACAGCTGCAGTGCTGCAAAGGTAAAAATGCCAACGGGTAAACCGTGACCAAATAGACAACCGAAGGTCTTGTGTATCACATTCTTTTTATAATTAGATTCAAAAAAAGTTCTTTTTATAATTAGCTTCAAAAAAATCTTTCTATAACTTGTATGTCCTGAAATTTACATCGCATCATTATAGGCTGGTTTGGTTCCTAGGAGATTTTTAGAATCCAGATTAAAAAATTCACGGTAGGGGCAAAACCCCTCTGGATTCTTTCAAATAAAAAATGTCATGtcggtttttttttctctcgaaaaCACGGCAGAGCTTGCGCGTCATTATAGGCTCTTTTGGTTCCTAGAGATTTTTAGAATCTGGATTTTAAAAAATCTAGCATATTTCATTTGATTATGTATCTGTACTAGGtttatgcccgtgcgttgctatggaaaaaccaaacttttgtactaaaaacacacagatcgtatgataagataacaatactgtaaaatttacagtattgttatcttatcatgcgatctgtgtgtttttagtacaaaagtttggTTTTTCCATAGCAACACGCGGGCAGTACAGACGACGACATGACATGCAGTGGTGAGGGGAGTGGGGACGTGCCTGCCTGCCATCGCCTGCCTTTGTGGGCTGTATGTGGGCTATGTGTCAGGTACAGAAAAAAATTCCTTTCTTTACAGTTGCATGCAGCATGCAGGGCATCATAACTCCCTCTCATGCAGCCTTCTTTTATGGAGTTGGCTAGGCGTCGCCCCACGCCCCACCTCTGCCGTCGTTGCCCGAAGCCGCGCTGGTCCTCCGTCACCGTGGCCTTGGGGCCTAGTCACGGAGTCGAGCTTGCGGTGTGCCACCGGCGTTGGTGCAGCGCGTAGTCATGTGTAGCGCAAGAGGAGGAGGGAGGCGATGGAGCATAGGCTTGAATGCAGGATATGGCTCGGAAGAGGCGAAGAGCGGCACACACACCACGCACGCACGTACCTGGATGGACAACGCGTCCATGTAGGCCCAGAGCGCGACGACGGGTGGGCGGCCGGTGCCGAGCGTGGCGACGACGCCGGTGCGCACGACCAGGTGGCGGAACCCGACGCCTAGGGCGTCCAGCTCGTCGCGGGCGAGGCGCGCGTAGGAGGAGAGCTTCACGTCGAGGTCGCAGGGGGCGACGGGGCCTGGCGAGCGCGAGCGTAGCGGGGATCGGGCGCGAGTCTCACGCGTGATTAGCGGCGTCGCGAGGCTTCCTTTCTgtgggcgcgggcgggcgggagGCGGGGATCGCAAGGGAGAGGTAGAATGTCGTGCAGGATTTTTTATCGCACGCTCATCAACGATTCTTTTATAgattttttagttgtagagattctAATTCATTATGATCAAGTCTGTTTGGATGTGAGTCTATAATTTTGAGATTTTTTTATCCAAATTCTAAAAGTCTTATAGGAACCAAATGGCAGCTATATAttaattaagaagaaaaaaaagacaagAACCCATACATCCCCGCAAACATCACACACACTCACTCGCATACCCATCATTCAAATGATTATATTCCTGCCCGTGATAAACATACAAGGCGACCACTACCAAGCTCTCTGTCCACAAGGGAGGGGGCAGTCAAGAGTGATAACCCTCGAGCCCCCACCAAAGACCACAACCGGTGTTCCTCGCCATCGATGACCAGGGTGCCAGCTATGCTTGGAGCTACTCCATCAAAGACGTATCTATCGCAATGGTTCCATAAGATCCAATATCCAAGCATAACTAGGGAACTGACTCATTGCCTCATCAACCCATCAATGGCGTTACTAGCTTTCTCCCACCATTCATGAGAGGATCCTATAAGTTTTACATATCCAATAAATTTATGAAAGACAAGTAATAAACCGATACTTCTTATTACTAGAACATATGCACGTGCGACACGCACGTAGCTAACAGCAGCATCTGCATCAGATCACCACCGGCCTCCCCAACTGTCCAATAGATGCATGCGATGCTTATCCCCTTGCTCCTCGTTGTCGGCGTTGTCTCGATGACACTGGCGACGGAGCCGAGCGATGGCAAGGAGAGGTGGGCGGCCGGACCATTCTCCTACATCTGCAACCCCACGTACGACTACTGTAACTCGACGCGGTCCAACAGCACGTTCCAGGCCAACCTCGCGCCAAGCTGTCCTACGAGCTGCCAGGGAATGAGAAGGCATCGGGCTTCGCGTTGTGGGCGTTCGGCGACGCCACGTACACGGCGTACGGGCTCGTGCTCTGCCGCGGGGACTTCCTTGGCGACCACTGCGTTTTGTGCCTCGCGTTGGTGCTCAGCCTCGCGTTGTCCACCATCTGCATTGGATCCAGATACGCGACGGTTTACTACCATCGGTGCCTGTTCTGTTTCTCCGACCGCGACTTCCTCTCTAGCTACGACAACCTTCATAGAACTACTTGGTCTGATAGGTTTTTCCAGCAACCTCCGGGATGAGCCAAGGCAATAAAGTGCCTCAGACAAAGCAGTTCTTAGATCAGTGCCCAAGCTGGTTGCATTTGATACACGGTGAGGCTCCCCTCACTGCCGACTGACCCAAGAAGCCAAAGCCACCATTGAAATCACAACCATCGGATGAAGCTGATGGTGGAGTAGGCATCCAGTTCGACTGTGCAAAGCCTGTGGCACCCACATTGCTGGAGGCTAGCATGCTGGATCTGTAGCTTGCTCTGTCTAGCTGGAGGTTAGCATGCTCTGTCTTGCTGGATCCAGCTTCTCCGCTCTCATAATGCTGCACTTGACACGCTGCTCATCGTTAAAGGTCTCTTCCTTGACTTTCAGCACGAAGACAAACTGTTGCCAGCGAACCCCCTGTAACATCTCAGCAAATCGTTctgggtcttcttctcttattgtcggggaccaatattagggtatccgaagaggaggagctaacggTCATCAGCACTAATTCACCTGAGCAATCAAGTGCGTGGCTACAGCTCCAATCGCCCCTAGGTGCgcaggttccgcctcgcccgaccgctGAGGGGCGGGTCCCACCTCGGCCGACCCCGGGGGtgcggactccacctcgccccCTCAAGCGCAGctcccgtctcgcccgacggaagCCCGTACCGCCGCCATCCACTACGGGTCAGAAGGTACAACCCAAGGTTAAACTTCTGGCACCAGGCAGGAAACAGGCATGTCTTGACGTGACCCATGGCCACGACATGTCACTCCTGGGGATTCACACCGCAAACAGTGATGGATACGTGGTTACTGTGCTGCCTACTCCACGTACGGCCGCTGACCGGCACGTCGGTTCGCCGCGTCGTCCGCCGGGACGGGATGGGACGCCACGACCATCTGATGACGCCGGGGAGTAGCACCAATGGTGAACAGGAgcccgacgtggagccatccctgtcaccATCTACAGCGTCGACGGGACTCGCATAAAAGAGAAGAAGAACCCGGTGGGCCTGGAGGCTTTCTTCTCCTTGacttttctccctctttctctctgtaaCCTGCTTTTcctcttcgtctataaaaggggaagcaggacgccccatgaaAGGCATGTCTGAACACGACCCTAACACGCCTTAGCAGCACTcacagacacacacacacttgggaccatttccctctctcgcctgtttgtaacccctactacaaactttcgctGCTAGTAACATAAGCAGCAGTGACGAACTGGATGTAGagacattctgtccgaaccagtataaatcttgtgtcgtctaagcacaccattcgagccagacgcgcaatctagaaatttactagttggtaactcgaaacatcgacagttggcgcgccaggtaggggccttttgcgcgtctcaaCGTCCCCATCAGGCTTCGGATGACCAGCCACGGCATCAGCTGGGTCTCGGGAGCGCGCGTGCGCTCcgggagcctggacttcatcgtcacgacggaGGAAGAGCTGATACGGTCTCCCGTCACCGTCCAGCCAACTAGGTAAGATGGTCTGGGTCTCTTGGCAACATTGTTGCTTTTTTGTTACATCAtttctgttgctgctgctgcttggctATGGTGCTGTAGTGGGCAAAGTGCCAtttctgctgttgctgctgctgagcTAGTTATCAGCTCCTTTTGTTGTGATGAAAACTTTGATGCCGGAGTGGCCAATGCCTTGGACATGTGCTGGATTGGCTATTAATTACTGTCATGTGCTTGTGGACAGGTCCTAATTATGCTGTATGAGATGTGAACAGTTGTAATTTGGTGACCTGTAATATTTGTGTGATGAGTACATGTGTTAAGTAATGATGATGAGAACTGGTGTTAATTAATGATGATTGGTAATTAGTTTGGCTGAAATTATGGATGAATTATTTGTATTTTGCTAAATCTGGAAGCAGCCAATTTGAGCTGGGCTGAAATCTGGTTGCGGGCCAATTTGAGCTGGGCTGAAATATGGAAGCAGCCCAATTTGAACTGGGCTGTATGTGCAGTAAATGGCCGAAAAAACACCGCTAAAAAAACTAAAAGGCCGGAAAAAGGCCAACAAAAAACAAGATCGGCCCAAAAAAAATTGGGCGTAAAAATGGGCCGAAAGCTCCTGGAAGCCCGAATTGGGCCACAAATGACCGGGCTAAATCCTACGTGGCGCCGATGACACGTCAGCTTCCACCTTGGCGAACACATGGCACATATGTGGCGATGCAAATCCGTGACGGAAAAATATCCTATGTGGACCCTATGTGGCAGCCATCCGTGACGGAAAAAATCGTCACAGATTACCGGGCTCAGCCCGGCCCAGAGTAGGTTGAGTGGGCTTCGAGGCCATCCGTGACGGTCGAAATCCGTCACGGATGGCTCGCAGCCAATCCATGACGCTGGATACATGATAGAAAAAAAAATCCGTCACGGATGGCCTTGTCACGGATCAACATAATTTTTGTAGTGATAGCCTAGGCAAGCCGCACGGGGGCCGAGTGGTGTGGCACGGGGAGCGGAGTGGCTGCGCGCAAGTGAGCGGCACGATGCGGGGAGTAGAGCAGCAGCGCGCGGTGAGCCGGTGGCGCGGCCAGCCAAagcatttatttttttatttgatttctaGGGACAGCAGATGCTATCAATCACATTTCTTTTGGGGAGCGGTTGATGGCATCGCCTGCCTAAAAAGGGATTTGCAGAGACGGCTTGCAATCACGATATTTCTACCTATGAAAGCAGGAACGGTTCTCCCGTCCACCTCTACAGACATCATTTTAACCATACCTCAAAATGTTTTCTGTAGTAGCGGCAGTGAATGTGGCGACTCTTGTTGGTCAGGGAGTACCCGTTGATGGTTAGCACGGGCGACCCGGACACTTCTTCTTGGCGACCAGATCCGACGTGCTGCGCTGAAAAGCCTAGGGCAGCCAACACGCATGTTCGCAAGCAGTAGGGTTTATCATGGTTGACTCCGAATAGACAGCGCTGCCATCATGTCCGGACAGGCCGGGACGGAATTTGCAAGAGATAGCTAGGTTTTGTGCAACAACATAACCAAATTACCGAAACGGAGACTTCATATAGATACGCTCGGTCTTTATCTGTCCGAAACGGCAACCAGGCCAATCTTGGAGTTTATATATCATCGATCGATCGCTTCCAGCAGCAACAGGGCAACAAACACGGACATCATATCTGCACTGAATCTCTCGTATCGCTCCAACTTTGATCATGCAGGCAGCCGCCGCAAGGGTAGCAGGGAGATCCCGGCTGCAACCGGTGCTGCGCGGCCTCGCTTTCGCCGCCGGCCTGGCCGCGCGCGCCGCCACGCGGGCGGTGGAGCACTTCGCGCGCCGCCAGGCCCTCGTCTATGCCACCGGCGAGATAACGCTCGCCGACAGCCCGACATCCTGCTACTTGACGGCAACCTTCGAGGACGTGGACGTCCCGCCAGAGCCGGACCGCCGTCTTCGGCGGGATGGTCGTCATCGCCGGGGCGTTCTTCGTCGGCATGTCCATCGCCGACGCGGTCGCCGAGCGTAGCCGCACAAGGAAGCAGAAGAGGCGCTGCCACCCTTACGCACTTATGGGGCAGTGGCATCGCACATCATCATCCCGTGAGGACGCGCCAGCGCCGCCGGCTGCTCCGCCGCCGAGTAGGGAGCCTTTTCCTCCGCCGCTGCGTAGGGCCGTTGCGCCTTTTGACGCCAGTCGTGCCATTGCGGCTTGGCTCCAGGAGTGTGAGGCGGCCGGGATCAAGCACCGCATGCACCAAAGGAAATACCAGCTTGGAATTAATGGTGGAAGGAGTTCATCGTCAGTAGCTTTGTTCTTATAGATAGATAcagtatatatatgcatatgatcagatGCAAATTATAGGACACAACATCGATGGCCATGTTGGCTACATCCCGTTCCTTTTGCTATTTTCGACACTTGAAAATTGCCTTGAAGTTGCCCATTTTTAATTGGAAATTTTTGCTGTGGGCATTATATCGTGCAGTACTTTCTGTCAACCCCGGCTAATCACCTCCTCGGCATGTAGTATTTCTATAGTTTTTAGCAGTATTTTAACACATCGGTTGAAAAAATTGGGACCCACTAATATATTTCGGTAATTCGGATATATAACAGAAATATACctattttattgaacaaaaatttcAAAAATATCAACCGAATTCTCAAACAGTGCCCGAGGTTTTCTAGAATCTACAGTGCCTACATAAGGGCTCGATGATGGATTGATGCTGGTCCTTGCCTCAGAGCCCTCGACTATATATGCGTATAGAAGGTTCTAAAAGCCACCCAGCTTTGATTTCATGATCTCTGCAGTGATCAAGGAAATTAAGCATGTTATTTTATTTTGTACAATTCTTATTTAGTACAGTTCTATTCGACTAAAATGTTATTTTATCGTGTAGTTCCTTTTTTCTAAAcatactagtagagaacagactttcCATCTTTGGCTTTAGTCTCGGTCAGGATTGGGCCTGGGAGTAATAGGAgaattagtcctggttggtggctccaaccagaaCTAAAATCCCGTGCCCAACGGCTAGCGCGGCAGACTTTTacaggagggaccttt
This genomic interval carries:
- the LOC136510295 gene encoding 3-ketoacyl-CoA synthase 1-like → MYGIVDERAIKNPARHSTSPLRSPPPARPRPQKGSLATPLITRETRARSPLRSRSPGPVAPCDLDVKLSSYARLARDELDALGVGFRHLVVRTGVVATLGTGRPPVVALWAYMDALSIQAPRVLIVNSSLFNPTPSLASMVVHCNKMQEDVKSFNLGGMGRTPGCYAVMVSTENIMLNWYFGNDRSMLLSNCIFRMGGAVALLSNRRADAGRPKYRLLHMVRTHKGAADECYGCVYQREDDTGRVGVSLARELMAVAGDALKTNITTLGLLVLPLSKQLKFLRSLVLRRVLRSRSVRTYIPDLPTTRNSRLPSC
- the LOC136510297 gene encoding putative cysteine-rich receptor-like protein kinase 9; this translates as MARRGQPRAKLSYELPGNEKASGFALWAFGDATYTAYGLVLCRGDFLGDHCVLCLALVLSLALSTICIGSRYATVYYHRCLFCFSDRDFLSSYDNLHRTTWSDRFFQQPPG